The Labeo rohita strain BAU-BD-2019 chromosome 19, IGBB_LRoh.1.0, whole genome shotgun sequence genome window below encodes:
- the mrpl24 gene encoding probable 39S ribosomal protein L24, mitochondrial isoform X2 codes for MRLTTLLSMAAKAAFPHDYRYGTSRPWTIAAQRLNPPGKKRRKVFVEPIANEDWRVLRGDTVEILSGKDKGKQGKVAQVIRRRNWVILEGLNTHYRYIGRSGDYRGTYIASEAPLLLKDVTLIDPTDRKPTDIEWRYTEEGERVRVSVRTGRIIPKPVYQRKDGIIPQQWKDGPKDTSPEDTLQKTYTPSLKTLEEEVMEKMNIQEDRRPRKSYWY; via the exons ATGAGGCTGACAACGTTGCTTTCTATGGCAGCAAAAGCTGCATTTCCACATGATTATCGTTATGGGACAAGCAGACCGTGGACGATCGCAGCTCAGCGGCTCAATCCACCCggcaaaaaaagaagaaaggtGTTTGTTGAACCTATTGCAAATGAGGACTGGCGTGTCCTGAGAGGAGACACA GTGGAGATTTTGTCAGGAAAGGACAAAGGAAAGCAGGGCAAAGTTGCTCAGGTGATCCGGCGTCGAAACTGGGTTATACTCGAGGGCCTGAACACG CATTACAGGTATATTGGAAGATCTGGAGATTACCGGGGTACTTATATCGCCAGTGAAGCCCCTCTGCTGCTGAAGGATGTTACATTAATTGACCCTACCGACAG gaagCCCACAGATATTGAATGGAGATACACTGAAGAGGGCGAGCGAGTGCGTGTTTCTGTCAGGACGGGACGGATTATTCCTAAACCAGTCTATCAGAGAAAAGATGGCATCATTCCCCAGCAGTGGAAAG ATGGACCCAAAGACACATCACCGGAAGACACACTTCAGAAAACATACACGCCGTCTTTGAAAACCCTTGAGGAAGAAGTTATGGAGAAAATGAACATTCAGGAAGATAGGAGGCCTCGTAAAAGCTACTGGTACTGA
- the mrpl24 gene encoding probable 39S ribosomal protein L24, mitochondrial isoform X1 — protein sequence MARDSMRLTTLLSMAAKAAFPHDYRYGTSRPWTIAAQRLNPPGKKRRKVFVEPIANEDWRVLRGDTVEILSGKDKGKQGKVAQVIRRRNWVILEGLNTHYRYIGRSGDYRGTYIASEAPLLLKDVTLIDPTDRKPTDIEWRYTEEGERVRVSVRTGRIIPKPVYQRKDGIIPQQWKDGPKDTSPEDTLQKTYTPSLKTLEEEVMEKMNIQEDRRPRKSYWY from the exons ATGGCCAGAGA CAGTATGAGGCTGACAACGTTGCTTTCTATGGCAGCAAAAGCTGCATTTCCACATGATTATCGTTATGGGACAAGCAGACCGTGGACGATCGCAGCTCAGCGGCTCAATCCACCCggcaaaaaaagaagaaaggtGTTTGTTGAACCTATTGCAAATGAGGACTGGCGTGTCCTGAGAGGAGACACA GTGGAGATTTTGTCAGGAAAGGACAAAGGAAAGCAGGGCAAAGTTGCTCAGGTGATCCGGCGTCGAAACTGGGTTATACTCGAGGGCCTGAACACG CATTACAGGTATATTGGAAGATCTGGAGATTACCGGGGTACTTATATCGCCAGTGAAGCCCCTCTGCTGCTGAAGGATGTTACATTAATTGACCCTACCGACAG gaagCCCACAGATATTGAATGGAGATACACTGAAGAGGGCGAGCGAGTGCGTGTTTCTGTCAGGACGGGACGGATTATTCCTAAACCAGTCTATCAGAGAAAAGATGGCATCATTCCCCAGCAGTGGAAAG ATGGACCCAAAGACACATCACCGGAAGACACACTTCAGAAAACATACACGCCGTCTTTGAAAACCCTTGAGGAAGAAGTTATGGAGAAAATGAACATTCAGGAAGATAGGAGGCCTCGTAAAAGCTACTGGTACTGA
- the rfx5 gene encoding DNA-binding protein RFX5, which yields MAEDQLKADASAGEGETEPSMLLQKLKSNISKNVQGKVDKILEDVQRFSDNDKLYLYLQLPSGPGAGEKSGDSNSVNTADQLHTCNWIRSHLEEHPDTCLPKQDVYETYRKHCDNLQHRPLSAANFGKIIRDIFPNIKARRLGGRGQSKYCYSGIRRKTVLNMPLLPNLDLKNDPSELTELVQTYKQEVTEAACELICDWAQKILKRSFDTVVEIARFLVQEHIVNPRCSQAELVTSAALAGGPSKPHKVIKKIPAASRAGGAEEDNISAENKQKEKDGVEQPPSNKQQVSDKPTNKVESARVEAYMKKLPQLLPRGTIPEKTSPPCLAPADSGSVQVTLPITVATIPSQPGSTVPVMILPSGMSLSYPEREKTSVTVATSAAPTPVVQRARPAAPKRGPDPSTSVSAAGVTQKRKRGRPRKQRPEDMVPQVQSIPTSNPNPALLTRGVIQKALPSCAPAAPSQLVEIVIQDQQGLMLSQLPTIQEVTDAEHRGVVMQCQPAPEPEKQQSVLLMQGPNQSGYELSRRMVIQRAPLSREGRPAPQEVPQSTVSYLPPATLLEDRGEVEITLTPVEPQVDSMPNSAGIPSSFASPFGELPKPDGP from the exons ATGGCAGAAGATCAGTTAAAGGCAGACGCCTCGGCTGGGGAGGGGGAGACGGAGCCCAGTATGCTGCTGCAGAAGCTTAAAAGCAACATTTC taaaaatgtgcagGGCAAAGTGGACAAAATTTTG GAAGATGTACAGCGTTTCTCTGACAACGACAAGCTCTACCTTTATCTACAGCTACCCTCAGGTCCTGGTGCAGGAGAGAAGAG TGGTGATTCAAACTCAGTCAACACCGCAGACCAGCTTCACACCTGCAACTGGATCCGTAGCCACTTGGAAGAACATCCTGACACCTGCCTGCCTAAACAAGATGTTTACGAGACATACCG GAAGCACTGTGACAACTTACAGCATCGGCCTCTAAGTGCAGCAAATTTTGGCAAAATCATCCGAGACATCTTCCCAAACATTAAAGCACGAAGACTGGGTGGTAGAGGACAGTCCAA ATACTGCTATAGTGGGATACGTCGAAAGACCGTGTTAAACATGCCATTACTCCCCAACCTGGACCTCAAAAATGACCCG TCTGAACTGACAGAACTGGTGCAAACCTACAAGCAAGAGGTCACCGAAGCAGCCTGTGAACTCATCTGTGATTGGGCCCAAAAGATCCTGAAACGCTCTTTTGACACGGTGGTAGAAATCGCACGTTTCCTCGTACAGGAGCACATCGTCAACCCACGCTGCAGCCAAGCCGAGCTTGTCACTTCAGCTGCTCTGGCAG GCGGACCTTCCAAACCTCATAAGGTAATCAAAAAGATTCCAGCAGCTTCCCGAGCAGGTGGAGCAGAAGAAGATAATATCAGTGCAGAAAATAAG CAAAAAGAGAAAGACGGTGTGGAACAGCCGCCATCCAATAAGCAGCAAGTCAGTGATAAACCAACCAATAAGGTTGAGTCTGCTCGAGTGGAGGCCTATATGAAAAAGCTGCCTCAGCTCCTTCCCAGAGGCACCATTCCAGAGAAAACCTCCCCGCCGTGTCTCGCACCAGCCGATTCGGGCAGCGTTCAAGTCACTTTGCCCATCACAGTTGCAACTATACCCTCTCAACCAGGCAGCACCGTCCCTGTTATGATTCTGCCATCAGGCATGAGTCTTTCTTACCCAGAGCGTGAGAAAACATCAGTCACGGTCGCCACTTCTGCTGCCCCTACTCCAGTCGTCCAGAGAGCGCGCCCGGCGGCTCCAAAACGGGGCCCTGACCCCTCCACCTCAGTGTCAGCCGCTGGTGTTACTCAAAAACGCAAAAGAGGACGACCCAGAAAGCAAAGACCAGAAGATATGGTACCGCAGGTGCAATCAATCCCAACCTCAAATCCAAATCCAGCTTTGCTCACAAGAGGAGTAATCCAAAAGGCCTTGCCTTCCTGTGCACCAGCCGCTCCTTCACAGTTGGTGGAAATCGTGATCCAGGACCAGCAAGGTTTAATGCTTAGCCAACTTCCGACCATCCAGGAAGTGACAGATGCTGAGCATAGAGGTGTAGTGATGCAATGTCAACCCGCACCAGAACCTGAGAAGCAGCAGTCCGTCCTACTAATGCAAGGGCCCAACCAATCGGGTTACGAGCTGAGCCGCAGGATGGTCATCCAGCGTGCGCCGTTATCAAGAGAAGGAAGGCCGGCTCCCCAAGAAGTGCCACAGTCCACCGTTTCGTACCTCCCGCCGGCGACGTTATTAGAGGACAGAGGAGAAGTGGAAATTACTCTGACTCCTGTGGAGCCACAGGTCGATTCCATGCCAAACTCAGCAGGTATTCCCAGCTCCTTTGCCTCCCCGTTCGGAGAACTCCCAAAACCAGACGGTCCATAA